One window of Tenacibaculum maritimum NCIMB 2154 genomic DNA carries:
- a CDS encoding TlpA family protein disulfide reductase has translation MKRLLLLSLIGVVIVACKKEPVKDYLVLSGKIGNFKKRDITLKGFGFEKKISFDKSTNSFVDTLKIPDGYYTLQANKKLVNLYLTKTEDTEIFFDYKKIDFITFNGPNARINNYFVEKADKFPKIIGNANKLFSLNEEEFLSKMEAYKEALTELAISSELSPDFLKKEVRNIDYEYMRNLNNYQDYHRLLSKDKEFVVSKNFPTVINDLSFDNGDDYKNSFSYRKILAEQLKKITTKKNGEDGDYDLTYLETVQTEVNDSLVKNDLLFNSAKTSITYTTHLKEFYKKFMAYSSNKAHKDEITNIFHLLELTSKGKPSPKFVNYENYNGGTTSLDDLIGHGKYLYIDVWATWCGFCKREIPLLKRLEQQYVGKNIEFVSISVDSKNAYDKWRTTIEEKEMSGVQLFADKSFASDFIKKYSIKGLPRFILIDPEGKIISPNAPRPSEGEKLIKTLDELGI, from the coding sequence ATGAAGAGACTACTACTTTTATCCCTAATAGGAGTTGTTATAGTTGCATGTAAAAAAGAACCTGTGAAAGATTATTTAGTTTTATCAGGTAAAATTGGCAATTTCAAAAAAAGAGACATAACTTTAAAAGGCTTTGGCTTCGAAAAAAAGATTTCTTTTGACAAAAGTACTAACTCTTTTGTAGATACCTTAAAAATTCCTGATGGCTACTATACTCTTCAAGCAAATAAAAAGCTCGTAAATTTATATTTAACTAAAACTGAGGATACTGAAATCTTCTTTGATTACAAAAAAATAGATTTCATTACTTTTAATGGACCTAATGCTAGAATTAACAACTACTTTGTAGAAAAAGCTGATAAATTTCCTAAGATTATAGGAAATGCAAATAAACTATTCTCTCTAAATGAAGAAGAGTTTCTTAGCAAGATGGAAGCATACAAAGAGGCTCTTACTGAATTAGCTATTAGCTCGGAGTTATCTCCTGACTTTCTAAAGAAAGAGGTTAGAAATATTGATTATGAATACATGAGAAATCTTAATAATTATCAAGATTATCATAGACTATTATCTAAAGACAAAGAATTTGTTGTTTCAAAAAACTTTCCTACTGTAATAAACGACTTAAGCTTTGACAATGGAGATGATTATAAGAATTCTTTTTCTTATCGTAAAATATTAGCAGAACAGCTAAAGAAAATTACTACTAAAAAAAATGGGGAAGATGGTGATTATGATTTAACTTACTTAGAAACCGTTCAAACAGAAGTAAATGATTCTTTGGTTAAAAATGATTTATTATTTAATAGTGCTAAAACAAGTATTACCTACACAACCCATCTAAAAGAATTCTACAAAAAATTCATGGCATACTCTTCTAACAAAGCACACAAAGATGAAATTACGAATATCTTCCATTTGTTAGAATTAACTTCAAAAGGAAAACCTTCTCCTAAATTTGTAAACTACGAAAATTATAATGGAGGCACCACTTCTTTAGATGATCTGATTGGGCATGGCAAATACCTATATATAGATGTTTGGGCCACTTGGTGTGGTTTTTGTAAAAGAGAAATCCCTTTGCTTAAAAGATTGGAGCAACAATATGTAGGAAAGAATATCGAATTTGTTAGTATTAGTGTTGATTCAAAAAATGCTTATGATAAATGGAGAACTACTATTGAAGAAAAAGAAATGTCTGGAGTTCAATTATTTGCCGATAAGTCCTTTGCTTCTGATTTTATTAAGAAATATTCTATAAAAGGACTTCCGAGATTTATATTAATAGATCCTGAAGGAAAAATTATCAGTCCTAATGCACCAAGACCTTCTGAAGGAGAAAAGTTAATTAAAACACTGGATGAATTAGGAATTTAA
- a CDS encoding TIGR00266 family protein, giving the protein MNAHEIDYRIYGEEMQYVEIELDPREGVVAESGSFMMMDDEIGMNTIFGDGSNQEKGLLGKIFSAGKRILTGESLFMTVFTNNGHGKKQISFASPYPGKIIPIDLTAFNGKFICQKDAFLCAAKGVSIGIEFSKKIGRGLFGGEGFIMQKMEGDGLGFIHAGGTMAKKVLSSGEVLKVDTGCIVGFTYDIEYDIEFVGGIKNTIFGGEGLFFATLKGPGTVYIQSLPFSRLAGRVLAMAPNNSGDRGEGSILGGLGNILDGDNRF; this is encoded by the coding sequence GAGATAGAGTTAGATCCAAGAGAAGGGGTTGTAGCAGAGTCAGGTAGCTTTATGATGATGGATGATGAAATAGGAATGAATACGATATTTGGTGATGGATCTAATCAAGAAAAAGGATTATTGGGTAAAATTTTTTCAGCAGGAAAAAGAATTCTGACAGGAGAGAGTTTATTTATGACTGTTTTTACTAATAATGGTCATGGTAAAAAGCAGATTTCATTTGCATCTCCTTATCCCGGTAAGATAATACCAATTGATCTAACGGCGTTTAATGGAAAGTTTATTTGTCAGAAAGATGCATTTTTATGTGCAGCGAAAGGAGTTTCTATAGGGATTGAGTTTTCCAAAAAAATAGGAAGAGGTCTTTTTGGAGGAGAAGGATTTATTATGCAGAAGATGGAGGGAGATGGTCTAGGATTTATTCATGCAGGAGGAACTATGGCAAAAAAGGTATTGTCTTCAGGGGAGGTATTAAAAGTAGATACGGGTTGTATTGTAGGGTTTACTTATGATATTGAGTATGATATTGAGTTTGTAGGAGGAATTAAAAATACAATTTTTGGAGGAGAAGGGCTGTTTTTTGCTACCTTAAAAGGCCCTGGTACAGTGTATATTCAATCGCTTCCATTTAGTAGATTAGCAGGTAGGGTTTTGGCAATGGCTCCCAACAATTCAGGAGATAGAGGAGAAGGCAGTATTTTGGGCGGTTTGGGGAATATTTTGGATGGAGATAATAGGTTTTAA